The following coding sequences lie in one Haematobia irritans isolate KBUSLIRL chromosome 3, ASM5000362v1, whole genome shotgun sequence genomic window:
- the rdgB gene encoding retinal degeneration B isoform X1: MLIKEYRIPLPLTVDEYRIAQLYMIAKKSREESHGEGSGVEIIINEPYNDGPGGKGQYTKKIYHVGSHLPGWIKSLLPKSALTVEEEAWNAYPYTRTRYTCPFVEKFLLDIETYYFPDNGYQDNVFKLTGSDLRNRVVDVIDIVKDQLTGGDYVREEDPKLFVSEKTGRGPLSDEWLDEYWKEVQGKKQPTARNMSLMCAYKICRVEFRYWGMQTKLEKFIHDIALRKTMVRAHRQAWAWQDEWHGLTIDDVREIERQTQLALARKMGGGDVSGEDEEEEEEEEDEEDSVSEANDQKPAIESPKRDERKTKEPPVVTQEPPSEEVSSDDEGHQEQNNSSERSRSQSIQMAPKSKYGSKAGGLHSPLGSAHSFELQPHAKNAKIKNVANWRMERLEVDSKSNSDEEFFDCVDTNETNSLAKWSSLELLGETDDSPPPHSGVPGRNNKDDSIFNQDFLMRVASERGNKRQLRSSASLERGGHDVSPPGSPGTPSCSTTILIMVVHAGSVLDATSELTSKKSDVTTFRGAFESVMRQHYPSLLTHVTIKMVPCPSICTDALGILSSLSPYSFDASPSADIPNIADVPIGAIPLLSVSSPEFHDTVNKTVAAANIVYHEFLKSEEGRGFSGQVVMLGDSMGSLLAYEALCRVSSNDGGSRSSRTTDDDERFDDSDMDAKRLLVAPSPRRRRSSSTSDSKHSKLDFEVSDFFMFGSPLSIVLAAKKLHDSKTALQRPNCHQVYNMFHPTDPTASRLEPLVSARFSMLPPVNIPRYAKYPLGNGQPLHLLEVIQSHPHHFSEGQNFLSGRRLSDASMQSTVSGLIENISLSTINSIQSKWWGTKRLDYALYCPEGLSNFPANALPHLFHASYWESADVIAFILRQIGKFEGIPYVTSPDHKETVQFNPGQPREKWIRKRTSVKLKNVAANHRANDVIVLEGREQRINARFMYGPLDMITLHGEKVDIHIMKDPPAGEWSYLSTEVTDKTGRISYTIPDEVTLGYGIYPIKMVVRGDHTSVDCYLAVVPPLTECVVFSIDGSFTASMSVTGRDPKVRAGAVDVCRHWQELGYLLIYMTGRPDMQQQRVVSWLSQHNFPHGLISFADGLTTDPLGHKTSYLNNLVQNHGISIMAAYGSSKDISVYSNVGLRMDQIFIVGKVSKKLQTNATVLNDGYAAHLASLQVVGGSRPAKGNARMVIPRGCFNLPGQTTNPRRRSNTFDPNNIPNNMQDYDDD; encoded by the exons ATGTTAATTAAGGAATATCGCATACCATTGCCACTGACAGTGGATGAATATCGTATTGCTCAATTGTATATGATAGCG AAAAAAAGTCGTGAAGAGAGTCATGGCGAAGGCAGTGGTGTGGAAATTATTATCAATGAACCCTACAATGATGGTCCTGGCGGAAAGGGACaatataccaaaaaaatctATCATGTCGGCAGTCATTTACCTGGCTGGATAAAAA GTTTGTTACCCAAAAGCGCTTTAACGGTAGAAGAGGAAGCCTGGAATGCTTATCCTTATACAAGAACACGCTATACATGTCCATTTGTTGAAAAGTTCCTCCTTGACATTGAGACATACTATTTCCCAGATAATGGTTATCAGGATAATGTCTTTAAGCTAACAGGAAGTGATCTAAGGAATCGAGTTGTTG ATGTTATTGACATTGTTAAGGACCAGCTGACTGGCGGTGACTATGTCCGAGAAGAAGATCCAAAACTATTTGTGTCCGAAAAGACAGGTCGTGGACCTTTGTCCGATGAGTGGCTGGATGAATATTGGAAGGAAGTACAAGGCAAAAAGCAGCCCACTGCCCGAAATATGTCTTTGATGTGTGCTTACAAAATATGTCGAGTGGAATTTCGTTACTGGGGCATGCAAACAAAATTGGAGAAATTTATTCATGATATTGCTTTAAGGAAAACCATGGTGCGAGCCCATCGTCAAGCCTGGGCTTGGCAGGATGAATGGCATGGCCTGACCATTGATGATGTACGCGAAATTGAACGACAAACTCAATTGGCTTTGGCTAGAAAAATGGGCGGAGGTGATGTCAGTGGCGAGGATGAGGAAGaagaggaggaggaggaggatgAAGAAG ATAGTGTATCGGAGGCCAATGACCAAAAACCAGCCATTGAATCACCCAAACGTGACGAGCGTAAAACTAAAGAACCACCTGTAGTTACCCAAGAACCACCCAGCGAAGAAGTCTCTTCGGATGATGAAGGCCACCAGGAACAAAATAACTCCAGTGAAAGATCACGTTCACAAAGTATACAAATGGCTCCGAAATCGAAATATGGCTCAAAAGCCGGTGGTCTCCATTCACCTCTTGGTTCAGCCCATAGTTTTGAGTTACAG cCGCATGccaaaaatgctaaaataaaaaat GTAGCGAATTGGCGTATGGAACGTTTGGAAGTGGATTCGAAATCCAATTcagatgaagaattcttcgattGCGTGG ATACCAATGAAACCAACTCTCTGGCAAAATGGAGTTCACTGGAATTATTGGGTGAAACTGATGATAGTCCGCCACCACATAGTGGAGTACCTGGTAGAAATAACAAAGATGACAGTATTTTCAATCAAGATTTTCTTATGAGAGTTGCTTCTGAGAGAGGCAATAAAAGGCAACTGCGATCATCGGCCAGCCTGGAAAGAGGAGGACATGATGTCTCACCACCTGGGTCACCGGGAACACCTTCATGTTCAACAACCATATTGATTATGGTAGTCCATGCTGGAAGTGTATTAG ATGCCACGAGTGAActgacatcaaaaaaatccgatGTAACAACTTTCCGTGGTGCATTCGAATCCGTTATGAGACAACATTATCCAAGTTTGTTAACTCATGTTACCATTAAAATGGTACCTTGTCCCTCCATATGTACCGATGCTCTTGGTATACTATCTAGTCTTAGTCCATATTCGTTTGATGCATCCCCCTCAGCTGATATACCAAATATAGCAGACGTTCCTATTGGTGCCATCCCATTGCTGTCGGTGAGCTCTCCAGAATTCCATGACACTGTCAATAAAACAGTAGCCGCAGCAAATATCGTCTACCATGAGTTCCTCAAATCGGAGGAAGGACGTGGATTTTCGGGGCAAGTTGTTATGCTGGGTGACTCTATGGGTTCTCTATTGGCCTATGAAGCCCTATGCCGAGTGTCCTCTAACGATGGTGGTAGTCGTTCCTCTCGTACCACCGACGATGATGAACGTTTCGATGATAGTGATATGGATGCAAAACGTCTGCTGGTGGCCCCATCCCCACGTCGCAGACGTTCTTCCTCAACAAGCGATTCCAAACATTCGAAATTAGATTTTGAAGTTAGTGACTTTTTTATGTTCGGTTCGCCGTTATCCATAGTCTTGGCCGCTAAAAAACTGCATGACTCCAAAACTG CTTTGCAACGTCCAAATTGCCATCAAGTCTACAACATGTTTCATCCAACCGATCCAACAGCTTCCCGTCTTGAGCCTTTGGTTAGTGCTCGATTTTCTATGTTGCCTCCAGTCAACATACCAAGATATGCCAAATATCCACTTGGAAATGGCCAACCGCTGCATTTAT TGGAGGTTATACAGTCACATCCTCATCATTTCAGTGAGGGTCAAAACTTTTTGAGTGGACGTCGCTTATCTGACGCGTCCATGCAAAGTACAGTGTCgggtttaattgaaaatatctccttaagtaccaTTAACTCAA TACAAAGCAAATGGTGGGGTACAAAACGTTTAGATTATGCCCTCTATTGTCCGGAAGGCTTGAGTAATTTCCCAGCCAATGCATTACCTCATCTATTCCATGCCAGTTATTGGGAGAGTGCAGATGTTATAGCATTTATTCTACGACAG ATTGGCAAGTTTGAAGGCATCCCCTATGTAACTTCGCCGGATCATAAGGAGACTGTACAATTCAACCCTGGTCAACCGCGTGAAAAATGGATAAGAAAGAGAACTTCGGTGAAATTAAAGAATGTCGCCGCCAATCACCGGGCTAACGATGTGATAGTGTTGGAAGGACGCGAACAACGAATCAATGCCCGTTTCATGTATGGACCCTTGGACATGATCACATTGCATGGCGAGAAAGTTGATATTCACATCATGAAAGATCCACCCGCTGGCGAGTGGAGTTACCTCAGTACTGAAGTTACCGATAAAACTGGTCGCATTTCATACACAATTCCAGATGAGGTTACCTTGGGCTATGGTATCTATCCCATCAAAATGGTGGTTCGTGGAGATCACACATCCGTCGATTGTTATTTGGCCGTGGTACCACCACTTACTGAATGTGTTGTCTTTAGTATAGATGGTTCATTTACGGCATCTATGTCAGTCACCGGCCGAGATCCCAAAGTAAGAGCTGGCGCTGTGGACGTATGTCGTCATTGGCAAGAACTCGGCTATCTACTAATCTATATGACAGGTCGGCCGGATATGCAACAACAGCGTGTCGTCTCGTGGCTGAGCCAACACAACTTCCCCCATGGTTTGATATCATTTGCCGATGGTCTGACAACAGATCCGTTGGGACACAAAACGtcctatttaaataatttggtaCAAAATCATGGAATCTCAATTATGGCAGCTTATGGTAGTAGTAAAGACATTAGTGTTTACTCCAATGTCGGTTTGAGAATGgatcaaatatttattgttgGCAAG gtaagcaaaaaattgcaaacaaaCGCCACAGTTCTTAATGATGGCTATGCGGCACATTTGGCTTCTCTACAAGTTGTCGGTGGTTCTCGACCTGCTAAGGGTAATGCCCGCATGGTAATTCCTCGAGGATGTTTCAATTTACCTGGTCAAACTACAAATCCCAGACGTAGAAG
- the rdgB gene encoding retinal degeneration B isoform X2 yields the protein MLIKEYRIPLPLTVDEYRIAQLYMIAKKSREESHGEGSGVEIIINEPYNDGPGGKGQYTKKIYHVGSHLPGWIKSLLPKSALTVEEEAWNAYPYTRTRYTCPFVEKFLLDIETYYFPDNGYQDNVFKLTGSDLRNRVVDVIDIVKDQLTGGDYVREEDPKLFVSEKTGRGPLSDEWLDEYWKEVQGKKQPTARNMSLMCAYKICRVEFRYWGMQTKLEKFIHDIALRKTMVRAHRQAWAWQDEWHGLTIDDVREIERQTQLALARKMGGGDVSGEDEEEEEEEEDEEDSVSEANDQKPAIESPKRDERKTKEPPVVTQEPPSEEVSSDDEGHQEQNNSSERSRSQSIQMAPKSKYGSKAGGLHSPLGSAHSFELQVANWRMERLEVDSKSNSDEEFFDCVDTNETNSLAKWSSLELLGETDDSPPPHSGVPGRNNKDDSIFNQDFLMRVASERGNKRQLRSSASLERGGHDVSPPGSPGTPSCSTTILIMVVHAGSVLDATSELTSKKSDVTTFRGAFESVMRQHYPSLLTHVTIKMVPCPSICTDALGILSSLSPYSFDASPSADIPNIADVPIGAIPLLSVSSPEFHDTVNKTVAAANIVYHEFLKSEEGRGFSGQVVMLGDSMGSLLAYEALCRVSSNDGGSRSSRTTDDDERFDDSDMDAKRLLVAPSPRRRRSSSTSDSKHSKLDFEVSDFFMFGSPLSIVLAAKKLHDSKTALQRPNCHQVYNMFHPTDPTASRLEPLVSARFSMLPPVNIPRYAKYPLGNGQPLHLLEVIQSHPHHFSEGQNFLSGRRLSDASMQSTVSGLIENISLSTINSIQSKWWGTKRLDYALYCPEGLSNFPANALPHLFHASYWESADVIAFILRQIGKFEGIPYVTSPDHKETVQFNPGQPREKWIRKRTSVKLKNVAANHRANDVIVLEGREQRINARFMYGPLDMITLHGEKVDIHIMKDPPAGEWSYLSTEVTDKTGRISYTIPDEVTLGYGIYPIKMVVRGDHTSVDCYLAVVPPLTECVVFSIDGSFTASMSVTGRDPKVRAGAVDVCRHWQELGYLLIYMTGRPDMQQQRVVSWLSQHNFPHGLISFADGLTTDPLGHKTSYLNNLVQNHGISIMAAYGSSKDISVYSNVGLRMDQIFIVGKVSKKLQTNATVLNDGYAAHLASLQVVGGSRPAKGNARMVIPRGCFNLPGQTTNPRRRR from the exons ATGTTAATTAAGGAATATCGCATACCATTGCCACTGACAGTGGATGAATATCGTATTGCTCAATTGTATATGATAGCG AAAAAAAGTCGTGAAGAGAGTCATGGCGAAGGCAGTGGTGTGGAAATTATTATCAATGAACCCTACAATGATGGTCCTGGCGGAAAGGGACaatataccaaaaaaatctATCATGTCGGCAGTCATTTACCTGGCTGGATAAAAA GTTTGTTACCCAAAAGCGCTTTAACGGTAGAAGAGGAAGCCTGGAATGCTTATCCTTATACAAGAACACGCTATACATGTCCATTTGTTGAAAAGTTCCTCCTTGACATTGAGACATACTATTTCCCAGATAATGGTTATCAGGATAATGTCTTTAAGCTAACAGGAAGTGATCTAAGGAATCGAGTTGTTG ATGTTATTGACATTGTTAAGGACCAGCTGACTGGCGGTGACTATGTCCGAGAAGAAGATCCAAAACTATTTGTGTCCGAAAAGACAGGTCGTGGACCTTTGTCCGATGAGTGGCTGGATGAATATTGGAAGGAAGTACAAGGCAAAAAGCAGCCCACTGCCCGAAATATGTCTTTGATGTGTGCTTACAAAATATGTCGAGTGGAATTTCGTTACTGGGGCATGCAAACAAAATTGGAGAAATTTATTCATGATATTGCTTTAAGGAAAACCATGGTGCGAGCCCATCGTCAAGCCTGGGCTTGGCAGGATGAATGGCATGGCCTGACCATTGATGATGTACGCGAAATTGAACGACAAACTCAATTGGCTTTGGCTAGAAAAATGGGCGGAGGTGATGTCAGTGGCGAGGATGAGGAAGaagaggaggaggaggaggatgAAGAAG ATAGTGTATCGGAGGCCAATGACCAAAAACCAGCCATTGAATCACCCAAACGTGACGAGCGTAAAACTAAAGAACCACCTGTAGTTACCCAAGAACCACCCAGCGAAGAAGTCTCTTCGGATGATGAAGGCCACCAGGAACAAAATAACTCCAGTGAAAGATCACGTTCACAAAGTATACAAATGGCTCCGAAATCGAAATATGGCTCAAAAGCCGGTGGTCTCCATTCACCTCTTGGTTCAGCCCATAGTTTTGAGTTACAG GTAGCGAATTGGCGTATGGAACGTTTGGAAGTGGATTCGAAATCCAATTcagatgaagaattcttcgattGCGTGG ATACCAATGAAACCAACTCTCTGGCAAAATGGAGTTCACTGGAATTATTGGGTGAAACTGATGATAGTCCGCCACCACATAGTGGAGTACCTGGTAGAAATAACAAAGATGACAGTATTTTCAATCAAGATTTTCTTATGAGAGTTGCTTCTGAGAGAGGCAATAAAAGGCAACTGCGATCATCGGCCAGCCTGGAAAGAGGAGGACATGATGTCTCACCACCTGGGTCACCGGGAACACCTTCATGTTCAACAACCATATTGATTATGGTAGTCCATGCTGGAAGTGTATTAG ATGCCACGAGTGAActgacatcaaaaaaatccgatGTAACAACTTTCCGTGGTGCATTCGAATCCGTTATGAGACAACATTATCCAAGTTTGTTAACTCATGTTACCATTAAAATGGTACCTTGTCCCTCCATATGTACCGATGCTCTTGGTATACTATCTAGTCTTAGTCCATATTCGTTTGATGCATCCCCCTCAGCTGATATACCAAATATAGCAGACGTTCCTATTGGTGCCATCCCATTGCTGTCGGTGAGCTCTCCAGAATTCCATGACACTGTCAATAAAACAGTAGCCGCAGCAAATATCGTCTACCATGAGTTCCTCAAATCGGAGGAAGGACGTGGATTTTCGGGGCAAGTTGTTATGCTGGGTGACTCTATGGGTTCTCTATTGGCCTATGAAGCCCTATGCCGAGTGTCCTCTAACGATGGTGGTAGTCGTTCCTCTCGTACCACCGACGATGATGAACGTTTCGATGATAGTGATATGGATGCAAAACGTCTGCTGGTGGCCCCATCCCCACGTCGCAGACGTTCTTCCTCAACAAGCGATTCCAAACATTCGAAATTAGATTTTGAAGTTAGTGACTTTTTTATGTTCGGTTCGCCGTTATCCATAGTCTTGGCCGCTAAAAAACTGCATGACTCCAAAACTG CTTTGCAACGTCCAAATTGCCATCAAGTCTACAACATGTTTCATCCAACCGATCCAACAGCTTCCCGTCTTGAGCCTTTGGTTAGTGCTCGATTTTCTATGTTGCCTCCAGTCAACATACCAAGATATGCCAAATATCCACTTGGAAATGGCCAACCGCTGCATTTAT TGGAGGTTATACAGTCACATCCTCATCATTTCAGTGAGGGTCAAAACTTTTTGAGTGGACGTCGCTTATCTGACGCGTCCATGCAAAGTACAGTGTCgggtttaattgaaaatatctccttaagtaccaTTAACTCAA TACAAAGCAAATGGTGGGGTACAAAACGTTTAGATTATGCCCTCTATTGTCCGGAAGGCTTGAGTAATTTCCCAGCCAATGCATTACCTCATCTATTCCATGCCAGTTATTGGGAGAGTGCAGATGTTATAGCATTTATTCTACGACAG ATTGGCAAGTTTGAAGGCATCCCCTATGTAACTTCGCCGGATCATAAGGAGACTGTACAATTCAACCCTGGTCAACCGCGTGAAAAATGGATAAGAAAGAGAACTTCGGTGAAATTAAAGAATGTCGCCGCCAATCACCGGGCTAACGATGTGATAGTGTTGGAAGGACGCGAACAACGAATCAATGCCCGTTTCATGTATGGACCCTTGGACATGATCACATTGCATGGCGAGAAAGTTGATATTCACATCATGAAAGATCCACCCGCTGGCGAGTGGAGTTACCTCAGTACTGAAGTTACCGATAAAACTGGTCGCATTTCATACACAATTCCAGATGAGGTTACCTTGGGCTATGGTATCTATCCCATCAAAATGGTGGTTCGTGGAGATCACACATCCGTCGATTGTTATTTGGCCGTGGTACCACCACTTACTGAATGTGTTGTCTTTAGTATAGATGGTTCATTTACGGCATCTATGTCAGTCACCGGCCGAGATCCCAAAGTAAGAGCTGGCGCTGTGGACGTATGTCGTCATTGGCAAGAACTCGGCTATCTACTAATCTATATGACAGGTCGGCCGGATATGCAACAACAGCGTGTCGTCTCGTGGCTGAGCCAACACAACTTCCCCCATGGTTTGATATCATTTGCCGATGGTCTGACAACAGATCCGTTGGGACACAAAACGtcctatttaaataatttggtaCAAAATCATGGAATCTCAATTATGGCAGCTTATGGTAGTAGTAAAGACATTAGTGTTTACTCCAATGTCGGTTTGAGAATGgatcaaatatttattgttgGCAAG gtaagcaaaaaattgcaaacaaaCGCCACAGTTCTTAATGATGGCTATGCGGCACATTTGGCTTCTCTACAAGTTGTCGGTGGTTCTCGACCTGCTAAGGGTAATGCCCGCATGGTAATTCCTCGAGGATGTTTCAATTTACCTGGTCAAACTACAAATCCCAGACGTAGAAGGTAA